GTCTGCTCGTAGATGGCGCGTTCGGAGTCGATCAGCGCCTTGTGCAGGCGCATCAGTCCGCGGCGAAGCTCCACCAGGGGAGCGCGCAGCGGATCGGGAGTGCGGGTCGGTTGGGCGGTCATGCGCGTCCGGTGAATGCGGGAATCGTCTGTCCTGCCTTGGTGGATCGAAAGAAGCGCGCCGCGTCAGCCGCGCGGCTCGGCCAGGAAGCGGGCGATGCGCCGCACTCCCTCCGCCAGCGCGTCCGGCTCGGCCACCCAGCTCAGCCGCAGCCAGCCCTCGCCGCTGCCGCCAAAGGCCAGCCCCGGCGTGGCGACCACGTGCGCGCGCGTCAGCAGCGCCTCCGCCGCGCCCAGCGAGTCGGCGGCCCAGGCGTCCGGCAGGCGCACCATGCAGTAGAACGCACCTTCGATGGGCGTCGTACGCAGTCCGTTTTCCGCCAGGGCGGTCCCCAGCAGCCGCAGGCGCGCGGCGTAGTGCGCGCGGTGCTCGCCCAGGTTGGCCGGATCGGCAAAGACGGCGCGCGCCACCACCTGCGAAAAGGTGCTGGCGGCGGTGTTCACCAGCTGGTGCACCTTGACCGCCGCTGCGATCTCCGCCCTGCCGCCCACGAGCCAGCCGAGTCGCAGCCCCGTCATCGCGTTGCTCTTGCTGAGCGAGCAGGCGACGAGCGAGTGCGGCCAGAGCGCGCCGATGCTCACCGGCGCCTCCGCGCTGAAGTACAGCTCGCGGTACACCTCATCCGACAGCACGTAGACGGGCGGCCCCGGACGCGCGGCGAGCCCGTCCGCCAGCGCGCGCAGTTCCGCTTCCGGCCACACGCGGCCTGTGGGGTTCGCGGGGCTGTTGAGGATCAGCATCCGCGTATCCGGGCGGAGCGCATCCAGCACGCGCGCGGCATCCGGGCGGAATCCATCGTCCCCGTCCATCGCCACGGTGCGGTGCCGGATGCCTTCCAGCGCGCACAGCTTGGGATAGGCGAGGTAGCAGGGCTCCACGATCAGCACCTCGTCGCGCGCCGGATCCAGCACCGCCTTGAGAGCCAGGTAGATCGCCTCCTCCGACCCGACCGTCACGCACACGTTTTCCGCCCCGCGGTCCGGGATCGCGTGATAGGCGGCGATGGCGGCGCGCAGATCCGCGAAGCCGGCGTTCACGGTGTACGGGCAGCCGTGCTCGCGCACCCACGCCGCCGCCGCATCGAAGTAGCGCGGGTCCGGGCGCAGCGTGGGTTCGCCCAGCCCCAGGTCGATGTCGCCCGGCTGCTTGCGGGCGTTGAGCGCGCGGATGAGCGACGGGGCGATGCCGTCCAGTACCGGGTTCACTGGGCGAACCAGCGGCGGAGGGCGCCGTAGCAGTGCTCCAGCGAGTCGATGCTGGCCCACTCGCCGGCCTGGTGCGCCTGCCCCGTCTCGCCGGGGCCGAAGTTGACGGCGGGGATGCCGGCCGTGGTGAAGCGCGCCACGTCCGTCCACGCCTGCTTGGGGAGGACGGGCAGAGCCTCGCGGCGAATCCACTCCGCGATCAGCGGATGGTCGGCGTACACGTCGCCGGCGGGCGCGCTGTCGGTGACGGTGACGGT
This genomic window from Longimicrobium terrae contains:
- a CDS encoding aminotransferase class I/II-fold pyridoxal phosphate-dependent enzyme, translating into MNPVLDGIAPSLIRALNARKQPGDIDLGLGEPTLRPDPRYFDAAAAWVREHGCPYTVNAGFADLRAAIAAYHAIPDRGAENVCVTVGSEEAIYLALKAVLDPARDEVLIVEPCYLAYPKLCALEGIRHRTVAMDGDDGFRPDAARVLDALRPDTRMLILNSPANPTGRVWPEAELRALADGLAARPGPPVYVLSDEVYRELYFSAEAPVSIGALWPHSLVACSLSKSNAMTGLRLGWLVGGRAEIAAAVKVHQLVNTAASTFSQVVARAVFADPANLGEHRAHYAARLRLLGTALAENGLRTTPIEGAFYCMVRLPDAWAADSLGAAEALLTRAHVVATPGLAFGGSGEGWLRLSWVAEPDALAEGVRRIARFLAEPRG